Proteins encoded within one genomic window of Coregonus clupeaformis isolate EN_2021a unplaced genomic scaffold, ASM2061545v1 scaf0049, whole genome shotgun sequence:
- the LOC123483240 gene encoding protein FAM186A-like encodes MLDMHVSIHNQPTPQALTPSPLQSIHNQPTPQALTPSPLQSIHNQPTPQALTPSPLQSIHNQPTPQALTPSPLQSIHNQPTPQALTPSPLQSIHNQPTPQALTPSPLQSIHNQPTPQALTPSPLQSIHNQPTPQALTPSPSPVHTQPANASGPYPFSSPVHTQPANASGPYPFSSPVHTQPANASGPYPFSSPVHTQPANASGLTPSPLQSIHNQPTPQALTPSPLQSIHNQPTPQALTPSPLQSIHNQPTPQALTPSPLQSIHNQPTPQALTPSPLQSIHNQPTPQALTPSPLQSIHNQPTPQALTPSPLQSIHNQPTPQALTPSPLQSIHNQPTPQALTPSPLQSIHNQPTPQAPYPFSSPVHTQPANASGPYPFSSPVHTQPANASGPYPFSSPVHTQPANASGPYPFSSPVQHNQPTPQALTPSPLQSIHNQPTPQALTPSPLQSIHNQPTPQALTPSPLQSIHNQPTPQAPYPFSSPVHTQPANASGPLPLLLSSPYTTSQRLRPLPFSSPVHTQPANASGPYPFSSPVHTQPANASGPYPFSSPVHTQPANASGPYPFSSPVHTQPANASGPLPLLLSSPYTTSQRLRPLPPSPLQSIHNQPTPQALTPSPLQSIHNQPTPQALTPSPLQSIHNQPTPQALTPFSSPVHTQPANASGPCPCPYMSLALCVPGSLCPWLSVSLALCVPGSLCPWLSVSLALCVPVPI; translated from the coding sequence tccATACACAACCAGCCAACGCCTCAGGCCCttaccccttctcctctccagtccATACACAACCAGCCAACGCCTCAGGCCCttaccccttctcctctccagtccATACACAACCAGCCAACGCCTCAGGCCCttaccccttctcctctccagtccATACACAACCAGCCAACGCCTCAGGCCCttaccccttctcctctccagtccATACACAACCAGCCAACGCCTCAGGCCCttaccccttctcctctccagtccATACACAACCAGCCAACGCCTCAGGCCCttaccccttctcctctccagtccATACACAACCAGCCAACGCCTCAGGCCCttaccccttctcctctccagtccATACACAACCAGCCAACGCCTCAGGCCCttaccccttctccctctccagtCCATACACAACCAGCCAACGCCTCAGGCCCttaccccttctcctctccagtccATACACAACCAGCCAACGCCTCAGGCCCttaccccttctcctctccagtccATACACAACCAGCCAACGCCTCAGGCCCttaccccttctcctctccagtccATACACAACCAGCCAACGCCTCAGGCCttaccccttctcctctccagtccATACACAACCAGCCAACGCCTCAGGCCCttaccccttctcctctccagtccATACACAACCAGCCAACGCCTCAGGCCCttaccccttctcctctccagtccATACACAACCAGCCAACGCCTCAGGCCCttaccccttctcctctccagtccATACACAACCAGCCAACGCCTCAGGCCCttaccccttctcctctccagtccATACACAACCAGCCAACGCCTCAGGCCCttaccccttctcctctccagtccATACACAACCAGCCAACGCCTCAGGCCCttaccccttctcctctccagtccATACACAACCAGCCAACGCCTCAGGCCCttaccccttctcctctccagtccATACACAACCAGCCAACGCCTCAGGCCCttaccccttctcctctccagtccATACACAACCAGCCAACGCCTCAGGCCCCttaccccttctcctctccagtccATACACAACCAGCCAACGCCTCAGGCCCttaccccttctcctctccagtccATACACAACCAGCCAACGCCTCAGGCCCttaccccttctcctctccagtccATACACAACCAGCCAACGCCTCAGGCCCttaccccttctcctctccagtccAACACAACCAGCCAACGCCTCAGGCCCttaccccttctcctctccagtccATACACAACCAGCCAACGCCTCAGGCCCttaccccttctcctctccagtccATACACAACCAGCCAACGCCTCAGGCCCttaccccttctcctctccagtccATACACAACCAGCCAACGCCTCAGGCCCCttaccccttctcctctccagtccATACACAACCAGCCAACGCCTCAGGCCCCttaccccttctcctctccagtccATACACAACCAGCCAACGCCTCAGGCccttacccttctcctctccagtccATACACAACCAGCCAACGCCTCAGGCCCttaccccttctcctctccagtccATACACAACCAGCCAACGCCTCAGGCCCttaccccttctcctctccagtccATACACAACCAGCCAACGCCTCAGGCCCttaccccttctcctctccagtccATACACAACCAGCCAACGCCTCAGGCCCCttaccccttctcctctccagtccATACACAACCAGCCAACGCCTCAGGCCCTtacccccttctcctctccagtccATACACAACCAGCCAACGCCTCAGGCCCttaccccttctcctctccagtccATACACAACCAGCCAACGCCTCAGGCCCttaccccttctcctctccagtccATACACAACCAGCCAACGCCTCAGGCCCTtacccccttctcctctccagtccATACACAACCAGCCAACGCCTCAG